GATTAAGTTGGATAAATACGTTAAGACAAGAAGAGagacactgttaaaaaaaataaatgaaaagatgcaGTGTATGTGGATGTTGGATGTATAAAGGAATAGCTTAAGAAAAGCTTATAATAAATGACAAagagagagtgaaagaaaaaaaggaaaacggAACAAAACCAAGGGgcagaaaggggaaaaaatcttgcaataataatgataaatataaaatgccTTACATAAGATGAgaaacttcagaaataattgcatatcgaATCGCAGTACTGGGGGAAAAAtgcatcagattattttcccaaatcgttcagccctaatgcagcgtgtggtttagcatcgtcttgctgaaatgGTCAAGGCCTTACCTTAGAGAAATGtcatctggatgggagcatatgttgctctaaaacctccgtctgcttttcagcattgatagtttcTTACCTGACGTGTGAGCACATCTGGAAAAGCACTACTGCAACCCCTCACCACTGGAGattcaggcttttgaactgtacTGATATCAGGCTGGATAGTCCCTCTCCCTTTTAGCCTGCTGGGAACAGTGTCTGCCATTCCCAAAAGTCATTTTAAACTTTGGtccatctgaccacagaacagttttccattctgcctcAGCCCATTTTAAAAGAGCTTTGGCCCAAAGAAGAAAGCAGCGTTTCtagatcctgttcacatatggcttcttcttgaCATGATCCGGCTTTAACTTTATTTGTGGATACTACAGAATGAttaacatggccctgtccctacttttttagatgtgttgctgccatttaattcaaaatgggcggatatttttcatgaaatggtaaaatgtctcattttacagtgtcccaacttctTTAAAAATTGGGGTTGTATGTTGCTGTGCATTTCCGAGGCACTGACAGTAGTTAACCAGTATTTGtctcaaataaaagcacaacatTTCCATCACTGAGACGTGTCATTCTGCTGTGATTATCCAAAGCTTGACCTGAAGGGGCAGCCTGACTGTGGATGGACTCTGAACTGAAGGAAGGCCAAACACCTTTAAGGACCTTATCCAAGTCCAGTTGAACCTTTGGATCAAGCTTTTAGGTTGTCACATATATCTTTATTATTAATGCACCAGGACCTCCTCTTTggtaaacaagctaacaaatgagcagtgtggaaaaaaaatctctaaaaccTTCCCATCAGGCTCTCCCAGTACCCTCCTCTTTCTTATGTACGTCTACATGAGGGACAGagttgaaagaaaacaaataaaacaggcTAAAATAGGCACAGGAAGTCTCACTGCATCCCTCACTGTTAGGACACTTCAGTAGGAAACAACCTGTAGGCCATGCTGTAGTGCTTTTGTTGTCCTAGTTTTCCTTTCTGTGGTCATTCATTCTTCTTCACTATGATtttgatcagctgtttgattgCTGTTGTGGTTTTAGTTCCagtgctctgctgcagcacatcACAGCCATGCTGGAGTGCAGCGTGTCCGCCGTGGTCACCCTGCTGGTCATAGAGCCGGTGGGAATGCTTAGTATCCGCTCCTGTCGGGTCCAGATGCTGTCAGACTGGTATACGATGCTGTACAACCCCAGCCCAGACTACGTGAACACGTTACACTGCACACAGGAGGCCGTGTACCCGCTGTGAGTACTGAAAGCACTCAGGCAGAGACAATAATGAGAGCAAAGCCCTGGCTGTGCAGTTTatcccctctctcttcctcagcTACACCATCGTGTTGATCTACTACGCCTTCTGCTTGGTGCTGATGATGCTGCTGCGCCCCCTGCTGGTGAAGAAGATCGCGTGTGGTCTGGGAAAGTCGGATCGCTTTAAAAGCATCTACGCTGCTTTGTACTTCTTCCCCATCCTAACGGTGCTCCAAGCGGTGGGAGGAGGTCTGCTGTGTGAGTATGAAAGAGAAGAAACTTCACATCCAATTACTGTTTGAGTTCTTTTCATAAGGAACAGACGTGTTCCTCTTTGAATAGGGTGtacatttagaaataaaaaacaggtgAAGGAGCGAGTGAACAGAGTAACTGACGTTAAAAACTGCAAGAACAAAAATATCAGCTTAGTTCAAGATTTTCCTGCTTTAACTCCATCACCCCGTTACTATTCAGCTTTCTGTTCACGTAGACACGGACGACAGGGACAACAGAGAATGTCAAGGTGCTGGGCTGTCCAACAGGGAGATTTCCTTCATGTTCTTCTGAAGCACCACTCTTCTTTCCTTCAAAATGACAGTGCTTTGTCCTTTATAATATACTAGATGCAATTATGGATTCAGAGAGGACCCCATGGTCCCCAAATaattaaagaaatgctgtgaagGTACTCTTGGTTGCCTCTTTGGGATATAACTTGATAAATTGCCTTCTAAGATGTCCTCTGAGtgggttaaataaaaaaatgcccCCTTTGGTGCCCTCTTAGTGGGGAAAAATTAAACAAGGTTCCCTCGTTTGTTCCCTTTTAGATGGAATAATTTGATGAAGTGCCTTCTTTAGTGCTGTCATGATGAGCGAAAATTGGCTGAGCCCTCTTTGGCCTCCTCCTAGAAGGCACAATTTGAAATGTTAGTGTGCTCCTGgtgggcaaaatttgacaaactaCCTTCTTTGATGCCCTCTTAGTGGGCAAAATTAAATAAGGAGCTGTCTTGGGAAGCAAAGTGCCCTTTTTGGTTTGCTGTTGGTGGGCAACATTTAGTGAAGTGTATCCTTTAGTGCCCTCTTGTTGGGCAAATTTGAATATGTGCCTTCTTTGGTCTCCTCTTACTGAGGAAGTGCTTTCATGACTGCCCTCTATGTGGGCATAATTTGACTTGTTCCCCTATTAGTTAACTTAATTTGAGAAAGTTCCCTCTTTGGTGCCTTCTTACTGggcaaaaatttgacaaagtctCTCCTTTGGTGCCGTCTTAATggacaaaatatgacagaatGCCTTCTATGGAGCCCCTTAGTAGGCAAAATTAGACAAAGTGCTCCCTGTTTGCCTTCTTAGTGgactaaatttgacaaaataagCGTGCTGGTCCCCCACAGCATATGGTGTGTCCCCTTTTTATGTGTTTcgcccctcaaacatcctgaatCAACCACTGACTTACTCAACCCTCCTCAACCAGAGAGCCacaatgttaaaaaatacatttgcaagagccacaatataagtggtgaaaagtggcaatttaAATAAGTTAACGGTGGcaaaagtcatcaaagatcggtaaacactgagagaaaagtggcaaaaatgggtgagaagtggggaaaaatgagttacaggtggcaaaaatggtacaGAAGTGGGAAAACCatggttaaaaaatgagtgaaaagtgactaaaatgggcaaaaatcagcaaaaaggtgggaacattggcaaaaagcatcaaagagtggcaaagtgggaaataggtggcatttaattgcagatgcagcttaaatgggcaaaaagtgcaagaaaaggggcaaaaaatagcaaaaaaagataaagataaaggtgtcaaaatgggaataatgtttgaaatgaagacagagcagagccacaggttgagaaTGACTGGACCAGAGGGATGAACCAGTGAGCTTCCACTGCTGTCTGATGCTTTCATTCCTTTAGGACAGTTCAAGGCTCTGAATATGTGTACCCTTTAAGAAGCTGACCGGCTCAGCAGACATCTCTGAAAAAGGAGCTCAGGAACACCATGTGTCGTTTCCATGTCCCACTGTATTACTCATCACATCTCTGTTCTGCTCTCTGCTTTACATCAtggatatttttttatcttgtcTTTTGATCCAACAAGCCTCACATCCTGTTGACTGACCTTCTTTTAGAGTTTATTAGACATACTGTCACTGAGAAATACCTGAATAGGAAAAGCTGAAATTCAGAATATGAGCATGAGGATGAAACAGGTAGTTTGCAGTTAGACTTGTTCACTGAAAGCAGTGAgtgcttttaaaatcatgaattttggTCTCAGAGCTCCTAAAGTCTGATAGAGAAGATGAACCACATGAGTGGATCAGTGCTGCTGTTAGTGACGCTCTGTTTGTTTCAGATTATGCCTTCCCCTACATCATCCTGGTCCTGTCTCTGGTCACGCTGGCGGTCTACATGTCTGCATCAGAGATCCAGGTAACCGCTCTCCTCGCTCTCATGCAGCAGATTAAACTTAGCGTTTTGTTCTGTGGTTTTACTGTGATTGCTAACAGACGGCTGGTGTGACGGCATGTAAATCGACGTCACGGTTTGATGCTTACAACAAATATGTCTGAGAAGTGACTAGttttttattgataatgatACCCTCATCTGTATTTCTGATCAGCTCTGCTGTTGATGCTTCTCTGTGGGTAGATTTCTAACAGCAGTGCTGTAAGCTGAGAGGAGCTTAGAGGCAAGGCAGGTGGATTTGTGtggcacatttcagcaacaaggcagttcaaagtgcttcacacaggacagtAAAATACTACTAATATAAAAAACTACTGTTCAAATAATACtaatgacaaagggaaaaagaaacacagtggaaacatttaaccaaacgtaaaaggagataaaaccagcaaataaaagataaaaacacagacattaaagtcaaagtttCAGTGCAGAGTTGGAGTGAAAATAGAACATTTGAAAAGTGATGAAGAAGAGTTAAAAGACTGTTAGATTGctgaaaacaatttttttcctcacaaatgtttttattaaatttaatgtaaaaaaaacagaattttcattttcttcaaatgtATTGAACACATCGTGACATTTTCTTCTATTTGTTTGATAGTCATTTTTCTGAGCtgaccttgaacacatcataacagaAGTGCCTGTCAGCTCATTAAGTTTCACATGGATTTCAACGTTGGAATAATATTTTGGAGTGCTGGGACTTGCTCCAAACTTTGGGAATGTTTTTCTCATCTGAGATAAAAACGGTTCAGAGAGCTCGCTGCTCCAAGCGcagctctttttaaaaatgattttctgattttctttgaGCTCGTGTTCCCGGCTGCAAGAACTGACGTATGTTTTTGCCCCATTACTCTGATAAAATGATGTTTGGTCAAAGAACCCATGAGACTATAATCACAGGTACTTTTAGatcaagggtgtcaaactcaaggcccggggaccaaatctGGCCAGTAGTACAGTTCTACCCGGCCCACAGGATCATTTAAGAGTCCcgctggtatgaggtctgcagatttcctccagtataaaaatgtaaatttaaccatgatgatttaaaa
This genomic window from Cheilinus undulatus linkage group 18, ASM1832078v1, whole genome shotgun sequence contains:
- the LOC121526342 gene encoding JNK1/MAPK8-associated membrane protein; amino-acid sequence: MAVDMSLRCPGLYCGRILVNGSVEGDCGVCPRGERANQQKVCERCTETPELYDWLYLGFMAMLPLVLHWFFIEWYSGKKSSSALLQHITAMLECSVSAVVTLLVIEPVGMLSIRSCRVQMLSDWYTMLYNPSPDYVNTLHCTQEAVYPLYTIVLIYYAFCLVLMMLLRPLLVKKIACGLGKSDRFKSIYAALYFFPILTVLQAVGGGLLYYAFPYIILVLSLVTLAVYMSASEIQSFKHLVAKKKRLVVLFSHWLLHAYGIISISRLDKLEQDLPLLALVPGPALFYIATAKFTEPSRILSEGGNGH